Proteins from a genomic interval of Sphingobacterium lactis:
- a CDS encoding aldo/keto reductase, whose protein sequence is MSNKIAFGNTDIQLVPLIFGGNVFGWTLDEEASFTILDQFLDLGFNAIDTANNYSHWVPGNQGGESENIIGNWLDARKNRDQVVLMTKVGGRFGYDTKPNTKAAYIKEQVELSLKRLKTDYIDVYQTHYDDETTGIEETLRAYEDLIQAGKVRYIGASNISPDRLEESLDIAQQKELPAYISLQPEYNLYDREKFEKEYQALAAERDLAVIPYYSLASGFLSGKYLTDDDFKKSARGEGIEKRYWNDRGRKIVEALNEVAAAYRTSASAVALAWLLEQPTIAAPIASATKKEHLESFVSAIQLRLGDEALEKLNNASAY, encoded by the coding sequence ATGAGTAATAAAATAGCTTTTGGGAATACTGACATACAGCTTGTTCCACTAATTTTTGGAGGTAATGTTTTTGGATGGACTCTAGATGAAGAGGCTTCATTTACCATATTGGATCAATTCCTTGATCTGGGTTTCAATGCCATAGATACTGCAAATAACTATAGCCATTGGGTGCCAGGCAATCAAGGTGGGGAGTCTGAAAATATAATTGGGAATTGGCTAGATGCCCGCAAAAACCGAGATCAGGTTGTGTTAATGACCAAAGTAGGGGGACGGTTTGGCTATGATACCAAACCGAATACCAAAGCAGCATATATTAAGGAACAGGTGGAGTTGTCATTAAAACGGTTGAAGACAGATTATATTGATGTCTATCAAACACATTATGATGATGAAACAACCGGTATCGAAGAAACCCTTCGGGCGTATGAAGATCTGATTCAGGCAGGAAAGGTTCGTTACATCGGTGCTTCGAATATCAGCCCGGACCGTTTGGAGGAAAGTTTGGATATTGCCCAGCAAAAGGAACTTCCTGCCTATATTTCTTTGCAACCGGAATATAACTTATATGATCGGGAAAAATTTGAAAAGGAGTATCAAGCCTTGGCGGCTGAACGTGATTTGGCAGTGATCCCTTACTATTCCTTAGCGAGTGGCTTCCTCTCTGGAAAATACCTGACTGATGATGATTTCAAGAAATCAGCACGTGGTGAGGGGATCGAAAAGCGGTATTGGAACGATAGAGGTCGTAAAATAGTTGAAGCTTTGAATGAGGTGGCAGCGGCATACCGTACCTCTGCTTCTGCGGTGGCATTGGCATGGCTTCTGGAACAGCCCACTATCGCTGCTCCGATAGCAAGTGCAACCAAAAAAGAACATTTAGAAAGCTTTGTTTCAGCTATCCAATTGCGACTTGGAGATGAAGCTTTGGAAAAATTGAATAACGCAAGTGCTTATTAA
- the serC gene encoding 3-phosphoserine/phosphohydroxythreonine transaminase, with protein sequence MKHNFGAGPCILPKEVFEQASQAVIDFNGTGLSILEISHRSKEFEEVVVETEQLVRELLNVPSGYSILFLQGGASQQFAMVPMNLLPADGKAAYLDTGVWATKAAKEAKRVGQVEIVASSSDQNYNYIPKLYTIPTDAAYFHYTSNNTIYGTEVFDRPATQVPVVVDMSSDILSRNINIADYDLIYAGAQKNMGPAGVTLVIIKDELFGKSGRTNPMIFDYEAHAKAGSMYNTPPVFSIYVSMLNLRWLKAKGGIDVIEQENIIKARTLYDEIDRNPFFRGTAAVEDRSRMNVTFVMENAELEAEFLALAKERNLIGIKGHRSVGGFRASIYNALTISSINALVDTMREFEERKK encoded by the coding sequence ATGAAACACAATTTCGGTGCAGGCCCATGTATTTTGCCAAAAGAGGTTTTCGAACAAGCTTCACAGGCGGTAATTGATTTTAATGGTACAGGCTTATCTATCTTGGAAATTTCGCACCGTTCCAAAGAGTTTGAAGAGGTGGTTGTTGAAACAGAGCAATTGGTTCGCGAATTATTGAATGTCCCTTCGGGATATTCCATTTTGTTCCTGCAAGGGGGAGCTTCGCAGCAATTTGCCATGGTTCCCATGAACCTTTTGCCAGCAGATGGTAAAGCAGCTTATTTGGACACGGGTGTTTGGGCTACAAAGGCCGCAAAAGAAGCGAAAAGGGTAGGTCAAGTAGAAATTGTGGCATCGTCGAGTGATCAGAATTATAACTATATCCCGAAGCTGTACACTATTCCAACGGATGCGGCCTATTTTCACTATACCTCCAATAATACCATCTACGGTACGGAAGTTTTCGATAGACCAGCAACACAGGTTCCTGTAGTTGTGGATATGTCATCCGATATCTTGAGCAGAAACATCAATATCGCAGATTACGATTTGATCTATGCCGGTGCACAGAAGAATATGGGACCAGCGGGAGTAACCTTGGTCATCATCAAAGATGAGCTTTTTGGTAAATCGGGTCGCACGAATCCTATGATTTTTGATTATGAAGCACATGCAAAAGCTGGCTCCATGTACAACACGCCTCCGGTTTTCTCTATTTATGTCTCCATGTTGAACCTGCGTTGGTTGAAGGCAAAGGGAGGTATCGATGTCATTGAGCAGGAAAACATCATCAAGGCGCGCACATTGTACGATGAGATCGACCGTAATCCTTTCTTCAGGGGAACAGCAGCCGTGGAAGACCGTTCGCGCATGAACGTGACCTTTGTAATGGAAAATGCCGAATTGGAAGCCGAGTTCTTGGCCTTGGCCAAAGAACGCAACCTGATTGGAATTAAGGGACACCGTTCTGTCGGTGGTTTCCGAGCTTCCATCTACAATGCATTGACCATTTCATCCATCAATGCCCTAGTTGATACCATGAGAGAATTTGAAGAGCGTAAAAAATAG
- a CDS encoding aspartate kinase gives MKILKFGGTSVGSAERIQSLLDIVNPAERQIVVLSAVAGTTNALVEIAKAYTSGKKDEAKDLIKQHKDKYEALIKDLFSTENGYKQGKELIDYHFNYIASLSNDLFTPTEEKIILAQGELMSTTLWHFYLAEKGIPSVLLPALDFMKIDEDNEPVVPFIKEKLEAILAEHPENMLFITQGFICRNSFGEIDNLRRGGSDYTASLIGAAIQADEIQIWTDIDGMHNNDPRVVKGTTPIAELSFDEAAELAYFGAKILHPQSVFPAQRYNVPVRLLNTMDPKAAGTLISQNGGKKGAIRAIAAKDDITAIHIHSSRMLLAYGFLRRVFEIFERYKTPIDMITTSEVAVSLTIDDTKNLDDIIREVEDFGKVSVDREQTIICVVGDFGANTHGYAARVLDAVKHLPLRMVSYGGSDYNVSILLDSEHKVEGLRSLHHRIF, from the coding sequence ATGAAAATTCTAAAATTCGGTGGAACATCCGTTGGGAGTGCTGAACGTATCCAAAGCTTATTGGATATCGTTAATCCCGCAGAGCGTCAGATTGTGGTGCTTTCAGCTGTAGCTGGAACGACAAATGCATTGGTTGAAATTGCTAAAGCCTATACTTCGGGTAAGAAGGATGAGGCTAAGGATCTCATCAAGCAACACAAGGATAAGTACGAAGCTTTAATAAAGGACCTCTTCAGCACAGAGAACGGATATAAGCAGGGTAAGGAATTGATCGATTATCATTTTAACTACATAGCATCTCTTTCCAACGACTTATTTACACCGACTGAGGAAAAGATCATTCTTGCACAGGGAGAGTTGATGTCCACAACGTTATGGCATTTCTACCTTGCTGAAAAGGGAATTCCATCGGTGCTGTTGCCCGCATTGGACTTTATGAAGATCGATGAGGACAATGAGCCTGTTGTGCCTTTCATCAAAGAGAAATTGGAAGCTATCCTGGCAGAGCATCCTGAAAATATGCTGTTCATTACACAAGGCTTTATCTGTCGGAATTCTTTCGGCGAAATCGATAACCTGCGTCGTGGAGGATCGGACTATACGGCATCCTTAATCGGTGCGGCAATCCAGGCGGATGAAATTCAGATTTGGACGGACATTGATGGCATGCACAACAATGACCCGCGTGTGGTGAAAGGAACAACGCCGATTGCAGAGCTGAGTTTCGATGAAGCTGCCGAATTAGCGTATTTCGGCGCGAAGATTCTGCACCCGCAGAGCGTTTTCCCAGCACAACGGTACAATGTGCCCGTGCGCCTATTGAATACCATGGACCCAAAGGCGGCCGGAACTTTAATTTCACAAAATGGCGGTAAGAAAGGCGCGATCCGTGCCATCGCTGCAAAGGACGATATTACCGCGATCCACATCCATTCATCGCGCATGTTGTTGGCGTATGGTTTCCTACGTCGTGTATTCGAGATCTTTGAACGGTATAAAACACCGATAGATATGATTACAACATCTGAGGTGGCGGTATCCCTGACCATCGATGACACCAAGAACTTGGATGATATTATCCGTGAGGTGGAAGACTTTGGAAAAGTGAGTGTAGACCGCGAACAGACGATTATATGTGTCGTAGGTGATTTCGGTGCCAACACGCATGGTTATGCAGCTCGTGTTCTGGATGCTGTTAAACACTTGCCTTTGCGAATGGTTTCCTATGGCGGATCGGATTATAACGTGTCCATCCTGTTGGATTCCGAGCATAAAGTGGAGGGACTTAGATCATTACACCATCGAATTTTTTAA
- a CDS encoding tetratricopeptide repeat protein, which yields MKNKNKIISSTLGLFLLVGAQQASAQSAYKEASNAFAMYSQTGDIKNLDNARKQIENIYKTRRDSSKTKVNVLRAMVMSSIAYADSTRTIKLNADPIDLTYQTLGKIEERDQDGYPGELDYVKQNLAAALIYRANKSLVDQKYDAAFEDFSKVDALNAKSGDVTYNLALLATKAGKSADAIKYYKAIHEGGKMTAEQFIELANLYDKQTEQQLALSTLEEAKTKFPENKDVLFLLIDKYAKNGAYDAIVPIVDQALKFEPENIELNYMAGYANENANNIELASTYYQKVLELDPNNYESNLALGLINLNKYLKDGDNQEAQYDAQNFLLKANEIKPYEINALKSLALYYQKAEDDTQLDRVNLLLNQLTN from the coding sequence ATGAAGAACAAGAATAAAATCATTTCAAGTACTTTAGGCTTATTTCTATTGGTGGGTGCCCAACAGGCATCCGCTCAATCTGCTTACAAGGAAGCAAGCAATGCATTTGCGATGTATTCCCAAACTGGCGATATCAAGAATCTGGATAACGCCAGAAAACAGATCGAGAATATTTACAAGACCAGACGTGATTCATCCAAGACCAAAGTGAATGTTTTACGTGCCATGGTGATGAGTTCGATTGCCTATGCGGATTCGACAAGAACCATCAAATTGAACGCGGATCCTATCGACTTGACCTACCAAACATTGGGCAAGATCGAAGAACGCGATCAGGATGGTTACCCTGGCGAATTGGATTACGTAAAACAGAATCTTGCTGCTGCACTAATCTACCGTGCGAACAAATCATTGGTGGATCAAAAATATGACGCAGCCTTTGAAGATTTCAGCAAGGTAGATGCACTCAATGCAAAAAGCGGCGATGTAACTTATAATCTTGCACTCTTGGCAACGAAAGCTGGTAAATCTGCGGATGCCATCAAATACTACAAGGCCATCCATGAAGGAGGTAAAATGACGGCTGAACAGTTTATCGAACTGGCAAATCTTTACGATAAGCAGACCGAACAGCAGCTTGCCCTTTCGACTCTCGAAGAAGCTAAGACAAAATTCCCAGAAAATAAGGATGTTCTCTTTCTACTCATTGACAAATACGCAAAGAACGGAGCCTATGATGCCATCGTTCCGATCGTCGATCAAGCGTTGAAATTTGAGCCGGAAAACATTGAACTGAATTACATGGCGGGTTATGCCAATGAGAATGCGAATAACATTGAATTGGCCAGCACCTATTACCAGAAGGTTTTGGAGCTTGACCCCAACAATTACGAATCCAACCTCGCACTTGGATTGATAAACCTGAACAAATATTTAAAGGACGGCGATAATCAGGAAGCTCAATACGATGCTCAGAATTTTCTTTTGAAGGCAAATGAAATTAAACCTTATGAGATAAATGCCCTGAAATCGTTAGCTTTATATTATCAAAAGGCTGAAGATGATACACAATTGGATCGCGTGAACCTCTTGTTGAATCAACTGACAAATTAA
- a CDS encoding ZIP family metal transporter: MLEELVAYLGTLDPVVAALLAGLFTWGVTALGASGVFLFKGVNKKLMNGMLGFTGGVMIAASFWSLLSPAIEMSSGEKFEKVMPAAIGFILGALFIFGLDKLMPHLHLNFLKSEGPKSSLHRTTLLTIAIALHNIPEGLAVGVLFGAAASGAPEASISGAVLLAMGIGLQNFPEGIAVSMPLRRMGLSKWKSFQYGQLSAIVEPIFAVLGAFAVGFFMPVLPYALAFAAGAMLFVVIEEVIPETQQEEHSDIPILGFVLGFVIMMVLDVALG; encoded by the coding sequence ATGTTAGAAGAACTTGTTGCGTATTTGGGTACATTGGATCCCGTTGTGGCGGCCCTATTAGCGGGTTTATTTACTTGGGGTGTGACGGCATTGGGAGCGTCCGGTGTTTTTCTCTTTAAGGGGGTCAATAAAAAACTGATGAACGGGATGCTTGGCTTTACGGGGGGTGTAATGATTGCGGCCAGTTTTTGGTCGTTGCTTTCTCCGGCCATCGAGATGAGTTCAGGCGAAAAGTTTGAAAAGGTCATGCCTGCAGCGATTGGTTTTATCTTGGGTGCACTTTTCATTTTTGGTCTGGATAAACTTATGCCTCACCTGCACCTGAATTTCCTGAAATCGGAGGGACCTAAATCTTCGCTGCATCGGACAACACTACTGACCATTGCCATTGCTTTGCACAACATTCCCGAGGGTTTGGCAGTCGGTGTTCTTTTTGGTGCCGCGGCGAGCGGAGCACCAGAGGCAAGCATCAGTGGAGCGGTCCTCTTGGCAATGGGGATCGGGCTTCAGAACTTTCCGGAAGGAATTGCTGTATCGATGCCCTTGCGACGTATGGGCCTCTCAAAATGGAAAAGTTTCCAATATGGCCAGCTCTCGGCAATCGTAGAACCTATATTTGCTGTGCTTGGCGCTTTTGCGGTTGGCTTTTTTATGCCTGTTCTTCCTTATGCCTTGGCTTTTGCGGCAGGAGCGATGCTGTTCGTCGTGATCGAAGAAGTTATTCCGGAGACACAGCAAGAGGAGCACTCGGATATTCCTATCCTAGGTTTTGTGCTCGGCTTTGTTATTATGATGGTGCTGGATGTGGCTTTGGGTTAA
- the gyrA gene encoding DNA gyrase subunit A, with product MAEETENENNLVPAENRIIPINIEDQMKSAYIDYSMSVIVSRALPDARDGLKPVHRRVLYGMLDLGVTSGKPYKKSARIVGDVLGKYHPHGDSSVYDTMVRMAQDWSMRYPLVDGQGNYGSIDGDPPAAMRYTEARLRKIAEEMLADINKDTVDFQLNFDDSLEEPTVLPTRIPNLLVNGAAGIAVGMATNMAPHNLTEVINGTIAYIDNRDIEISELMTHIKGPDFPTGGLIYGFNGVKEAFETGRGRIVMRAKAEIETTKAGKEIIVVTEIPYQVNKSDMIKRTADLVQEKKIEGISEIRDESAKDIRIIYEIKRDANANVVLNNLYKHTALQTSFSVNNIALVKGRPMLMNLKDMIHEFVEHRHDVVIRRTKFELAEAEKRAHILEGYLIALDHLDEVIKLIRNSDTPEDARVGLMERFGLSDIQARAILDMTLRRLTGLERDKIKEEYAELMKTIEYLKEVLADEGLRFKIIKDELNEVLEKYGDERRSHIVHSAEDMRMEDFIDDEEVVITISHNSYVKRTPLTEYRVQGRGGKGAIGSSTRDEDFTEHIITASAHNYLLLFTEAGRCFWLRAFEIPEGSRTSKGRALQNIINIPKDEKIKAYIKVTNLKDQEYLENNFIIMCTKKGTIKKTSLEAYSRPRANGINAININDGDQLLEATLTNGSSEIVMALRSGRAIRFNESTVRPMGRTATGVRGITLAHAKDEVVGMISVNDEETTVLVVSEKGYGKRTDIDDYRITNRGGKGVKTINVTDKTGELVAIKGVTDENDLMIINKSGIVIRIGVENLRVMGRATQGVKLITLKDSDEIASVTKVDRQDEEEEIDGEGIDTSAENESANAENEEQE from the coding sequence ATGGCTGAAGAAACAGAAAATGAAAACAATTTAGTTCCTGCTGAAAACAGGATTATCCCTATCAATATCGAAGACCAAATGAAATCTGCCTACATCGATTATTCGATGTCGGTTATCGTTTCTCGTGCCCTTCCGGATGCACGCGATGGTCTAAAACCGGTGCACCGCCGTGTGCTTTACGGGATGTTGGACTTAGGGGTTACGAGTGGAAAACCTTACAAAAAATCCGCACGTATTGTTGGGGATGTACTCGGAAAGTACCACCCTCATGGTGACTCATCCGTATACGACACCATGGTTCGTATGGCCCAAGATTGGTCGATGCGCTATCCATTGGTGGATGGCCAAGGTAACTACGGTTCCATCGATGGAGACCCACCAGCAGCGATGCGTTATACAGAGGCACGCCTCCGTAAGATTGCCGAAGAAATGCTGGCCGATATCAACAAGGATACGGTCGATTTCCAGTTGAACTTTGACGACTCTTTGGAAGAGCCGACCGTCCTCCCTACCCGCATCCCGAATCTTCTAGTCAACGGTGCTGCAGGTATCGCGGTGGGTATGGCAACCAATATGGCTCCCCACAACCTTACCGAAGTAATCAATGGTACCATTGCCTACATCGACAATAGAGATATTGAAATCAGTGAGCTGATGACCCACATCAAAGGTCCAGACTTCCCTACCGGCGGTTTGATCTATGGCTTTAATGGGGTTAAGGAAGCTTTTGAAACCGGCCGTGGACGGATCGTAATGCGCGCAAAGGCGGAAATCGAAACGACCAAAGCTGGTAAGGAAATCATCGTGGTTACGGAAATCCCGTACCAGGTGAACAAATCGGATATGATCAAACGTACCGCAGATCTGGTACAGGAAAAGAAAATCGAGGGAATTTCAGAAATCCGCGATGAATCTGCCAAAGATATCCGTATCATCTACGAAATCAAACGTGATGCCAATGCCAATGTGGTATTGAACAACCTATATAAGCATACTGCACTTCAGACTTCCTTCTCCGTGAACAACATTGCCCTTGTAAAAGGCAGACCGATGTTGATGAACCTGAAGGATATGATTCATGAGTTCGTTGAGCACCGTCATGACGTGGTGATCCGTAGAACAAAATTTGAATTGGCGGAAGCGGAAAAACGCGCACACATCCTTGAAGGATACCTGATCGCTCTAGACCATCTGGATGAGGTGATCAAGTTGATCCGTAACTCGGATACGCCGGAAGATGCACGTGTAGGCTTGATGGAACGTTTCGGACTATCCGATATCCAAGCACGCGCAATCCTGGATATGACCCTGAGAAGGTTAACAGGACTGGAACGCGATAAGATTAAGGAAGAATATGCGGAATTGATGAAAACCATCGAATACTTAAAAGAAGTTCTTGCTGATGAAGGCCTCCGCTTTAAGATCATCAAAGATGAGCTGAATGAAGTATTGGAGAAATATGGTGACGAGCGCCGTTCGCATATTGTCCACTCTGCAGAAGATATGCGTATGGAAGACTTCATCGATGATGAGGAAGTTGTCATTACCATCTCGCATAATTCTTACGTTAAACGTACGCCGTTAACGGAATACCGTGTTCAGGGACGTGGTGGGAAGGGCGCAATTGGCTCTTCTACGCGTGATGAGGACTTTACTGAGCACATCATCACTGCGTCAGCACACAATTACCTGTTATTGTTTACTGAAGCGGGACGTTGTTTCTGGCTTCGTGCATTCGAGATCCCTGAGGGCAGCAGAACGTCAAAAGGACGTGCGCTACAAAATATCATCAACATTCCGAAGGATGAGAAAATCAAGGCGTACATCAAGGTGACGAACCTGAAGGATCAGGAATACCTGGAGAATAACTTCATTATCATGTGTACCAAAAAGGGTACTATTAAGAAGACATCTCTTGAAGCTTACTCGAGACCACGTGCAAACGGTATCAATGCGATCAACATCAATGATGGCGACCAATTATTGGAAGCGACATTGACCAACGGCAGTAGCGAGATCGTTATGGCCCTTCGTTCCGGTCGTGCCATCCGTTTCAACGAATCCACGGTTAGACCGATGGGTAGAACGGCAACGGGTGTACGCGGAATTACCTTGGCGCATGCAAAAGATGAGGTTGTTGGCATGATTAGTGTGAATGATGAAGAAACAACAGTACTGGTTGTATCGGAAAAAGGTTACGGAAAACGTACGGATATTGATGATTACCGAATCACCAACCGCGGTGGTAAAGGTGTCAAAACCATCAATGTAACCGATAAGACTGGTGAATTAGTTGCAATTAAAGGTGTTACGGACGAAAATGACTTAATGATCATCAACAAATCCGGTATCGTGATTCGTATCGGTGTTGAGAACCTGAGGGTCATGGGTCGTGCGACACAGGGTGTTAAACTAATTACGCTGAAAGATTCTGATGAGATCGCTTCTGTAACGAAAGTGGACAGACAAGACGAGGAAGAGGAAATTGATGGAGAAGGAATCGATACTTCAGCAGAAAATGAATCAGCTAACGCGGAGAATGAAGAACAAGAATAA
- a CDS encoding tetratricopeptide repeat protein, whose product MNLKRSILFVGLLFATSTTAVFAQTGNIRKAKTAIGKFEELKGAGTAALGKTSLTEAQTAIDEAVVHDKTKDNPEAWTFYSIIYANIASLDNNAEAAAKAKDGIAKATELDTDKKFAENIKVASQTLGQFKFNQGVASWDKQDYKTAYTDFSDALTYLPGDTTLTFYSGLAAVQNKDYDNAIEKYKALIPVKEYSSHKTVMVDLPKLYLSKGDTTSAIAAAQEAVTAYPNDNDAVVQNIELNLITGNEAKIVSDIEAQLAKDASNKNLHYYLGLAHSAAGNDEKALAAYQKAIELDPNYMEANMNAAVVIMNGGREDLMKLNEDKTLKQADYDKKLGEIKTKIAVAVPYLQKAVDIDPKNVDALKSLKSYYDFINDEAKSAELQAKINALN is encoded by the coding sequence ATGAATTTAAAAAGATCAATATTATTTGTAGGATTGCTATTCGCGACGAGTACCACAGCGGTATTCGCTCAGACAGGCAATATCAGAAAAGCAAAGACTGCCATAGGTAAGTTCGAGGAACTTAAAGGAGCGGGAACTGCTGCCCTAGGGAAAACAAGTTTAACCGAAGCACAGACTGCAATTGATGAGGCTGTTGTTCATGACAAGACAAAGGATAATCCTGAAGCATGGACATTCTACAGCATTATCTATGCAAACATTGCTTCATTGGACAATAATGCCGAAGCTGCAGCTAAAGCAAAAGATGGTATCGCGAAAGCAACGGAGTTGGATACTGACAAAAAATTTGCGGAAAACATCAAAGTGGCTTCCCAAACTTTAGGTCAGTTCAAGTTCAACCAAGGTGTTGCTTCGTGGGATAAACAAGACTACAAAACAGCATATACCGATTTCTCGGATGCCCTAACCTACCTTCCTGGTGACACGACCCTAACGTTCTATTCCGGATTAGCTGCCGTACAGAACAAGGACTATGATAACGCTATCGAAAAATACAAAGCGTTGATCCCTGTTAAGGAATATTCGAGCCACAAAACGGTGATGGTAGACCTTCCGAAACTTTACCTTTCCAAAGGTGATACAACATCAGCTATCGCTGCGGCGCAAGAAGCTGTAACAGCTTATCCTAACGATAACGATGCAGTCGTTCAGAACATCGAATTGAACCTGATCACTGGAAATGAAGCAAAGATCGTTTCCGATATTGAAGCACAATTGGCTAAGGATGCATCCAACAAGAACTTACATTACTACTTAGGTTTGGCACACAGTGCGGCTGGTAATGATGAAAAAGCATTGGCTGCATACCAAAAAGCAATCGAATTGGATCCAAACTACATGGAAGCCAACATGAACGCAGCTGTTGTGATCATGAACGGTGGTCGTGAAGATTTAATGAAGCTGAATGAAGATAAAACGTTGAAACAAGCAGATTACGACAAAAAACTAGGTGAGATCAAAACAAAGATCGCTGTTGCGGTTCCATACCTACAGAAAGCTGTCGATATCGATCCAAAGAATGTTGATGCTTTGAAAAGCTTAAAAAGCTATTACGATTTCATCAACGATGAAGCAAAATCAGCAGAATTACAAGCAAAAATCAACGCGTTGAACTAA
- a CDS encoding D-2-hydroxyacid dehydrogenase, with translation MKILANDGIDPIGKKILEDAGFIVDTVHIPQEELAGRLNEYDAVTVRSATKLRQPLIDLCPNIKVIGRGGVGMDNIDVDYARSKGITVVNTPAASSHSVAELVFAHLLNGVRFLYDSNRKMPVEGGSNFGGLKKAYGAGTELQGKVLGVVGFGRIGRETAKIALGLGMTVIYSDLFEGPQSLTLNLAGGVEVNVPVEQVELVEIFKQADFISLHVPFTDKPVIGKEEIALLKDGVGLVNASRGGVIDELALVEALNSGKVAFAGIDVFDNEPTPRAEVLTHPKISLTPHIGAATNEAQERIGEELAQLLIESLKK, from the coding sequence ATGAAGATTTTAGCAAACGATGGGATCGATCCTATCGGTAAAAAAATATTAGAGGATGCTGGCTTTATCGTTGACACAGTCCACATCCCACAAGAAGAGTTAGCAGGTCGGTTGAACGAATATGATGCAGTAACTGTTCGCAGTGCGACCAAATTGCGTCAACCTTTGATCGATCTATGCCCGAACATCAAGGTGATTGGCCGTGGTGGAGTAGGTATGGATAACATTGATGTTGATTATGCCCGCTCCAAAGGCATTACCGTGGTGAATACACCAGCGGCATCATCCCACTCCGTAGCGGAATTGGTCTTTGCCCACCTGCTGAATGGCGTCCGTTTCTTATACGATTCGAATCGCAAGATGCCCGTTGAGGGCGGCAGTAATTTCGGTGGTCTTAAAAAGGCGTATGGCGCGGGTACCGAATTGCAAGGAAAGGTACTTGGTGTGGTAGGTTTTGGTCGTATTGGCCGCGAAACCGCAAAAATTGCACTCGGCTTGGGAATGACAGTGATCTACTCCGATCTTTTCGAAGGGCCGCAATCGCTAACATTGAACCTTGCCGGTGGTGTTGAGGTCAATGTTCCAGTTGAACAGGTTGAATTGGTCGAAATATTCAAGCAGGCAGATTTTATTTCGCTTCATGTGCCATTCACGGATAAACCGGTGATCGGTAAGGAAGAAATTGCGTTATTGAAAGATGGCGTAGGCTTGGTCAATGCTTCCCGTGGTGGGGTAATTGATGAATTGGCTTTGGTTGAGGCGCTTAACAGCGGCAAAGTGGCATTCGCAGGTATCGATGTCTTCGATAATGAACCGACTCCACGTGCTGAAGTGTTGACGCATCCAAAGATTTCGTTGACCCCGCATATCGGTGCGGCGACAAATGAAGCCCAGGAACGTATCGGCGAGGAACTCGCGCAATTGCTAATAGAAAGCCTGAAGAAGTAG
- a CDS encoding Dps family protein, with protein MKTNIGIKETNRKAVAEILNKLLADETVLYTKVRNAHWNIEGQDFHAQHLFFEELYNDLAELIDEIAERVRAIGHYAVGTLKEYLALTQLTEMKYKKNDSQGYIAELLNDYESLIISLREDIQKVEELEDAGTEDFLVGILEKHEKTAWMLRAHIA; from the coding sequence ATGAAAACAAATATAGGAATTAAAGAAACAAACAGAAAAGCTGTAGCAGAGATCTTAAACAAACTTTTAGCCGATGAAACTGTGCTCTATACCAAAGTGAGGAATGCACACTGGAATATTGAAGGGCAAGATTTCCACGCACAACACCTATTCTTTGAGGAACTGTACAATGATTTAGCAGAGCTGATCGATGAGATTGCAGAGCGAGTACGCGCTATAGGTCACTATGCGGTTGGTACCTTAAAGGAATACCTTGCGCTTACGCAGTTAACGGAAATGAAGTACAAGAAAAATGACAGCCAAGGCTATATTGCTGAACTGTTGAATGATTACGAAAGTTTGATAATTTCTTTAAGAGAAGATATTCAAAAGGTTGAAGAACTGGAGGATGCGGGAACTGAGGATTTCTTGGTCGGCATTTTGGAGAAACATGAAAAAACTGCTTGGATGTTGCGAGCGCATATAGCTTAA